The proteins below come from a single Thermopolyspora flexuosa genomic window:
- a CDS encoding protein-L-isoaspartate O-methyltransferase family protein, producing the protein METDLVPETAIIDDAVARAVAAVPREHYTDHPHLGGVPQATAQFAIERDLRRAGVRPGMRVLEIGTGTGYTGALLTELVGDDGHVVSVDIDPALVKRAAKLHAERGVANLTLLVGDGHLGAPDHAPFDAILGWATPTHIPHAWIRQARPGAIISTPIYLAPVARTVGHIRARVTGDGRLTEPQLGGAVYVDMGPKVNTSLGIPMFYLDARHDSPDGRIAWVSVAWRGHHPGHDPVTTLRMLMNPAHAEPVALGDSDEEQAIAWRDFRAYCAGRDNTHTPSSLTAYGTAGDVWISGIGFSSGKHAAVLTADGRFLANRSDSPALAKLRDHFRDWQLAGRPGIDALQPRLIPISDGWQVRVTLAHATR; encoded by the coding sequence TTGGAGACTGACCTCGTGCCCGAGACCGCCATCATCGATGACGCCGTCGCGCGTGCCGTCGCCGCCGTGCCGCGCGAGCACTACACCGACCACCCCCACCTGGGTGGCGTCCCGCAGGCCACCGCGCAGTTCGCCATCGAACGGGACCTGCGCCGCGCCGGGGTACGGCCCGGGATGCGGGTGCTGGAGATCGGCACCGGCACCGGCTACACCGGCGCGCTGCTCACCGAACTCGTCGGCGACGACGGGCACGTCGTCTCCGTCGACATCGACCCTGCCCTCGTCAAGCGGGCGGCGAAGCTGCATGCCGAACGCGGCGTGGCGAACCTGACCCTCCTCGTTGGTGATGGGCACCTCGGCGCCCCCGATCACGCGCCGTTCGACGCGATCCTCGGCTGGGCCACCCCGACCCACATCCCCCACGCCTGGATCAGGCAGGCCCGCCCCGGAGCGATCATTTCCACCCCGATCTACCTGGCCCCGGTCGCCCGTACGGTCGGTCACATCCGTGCCCGGGTCACCGGCGACGGCCGGCTCACCGAGCCCCAACTCGGCGGGGCCGTCTACGTCGACATGGGACCGAAGGTCAATACCAGCCTCGGGATCCCGATGTTCTACCTCGACGCCCGCCACGACAGTCCAGACGGCCGGATCGCGTGGGTCAGCGTCGCCTGGCGTGGCCACCACCCCGGCCACGACCCCGTCACCACCCTGCGGATGCTGATGAACCCCGCCCACGCCGAACCGGTCGCGCTCGGCGACAGCGACGAAGAACAGGCGATCGCCTGGCGGGACTTCCGCGCCTACTGTGCCGGCCGCGACAACACCCACACCCCGTCCAGCCTCACCGCCTACGGCACCGCCGGGGATGTCTGGATCTCCGGCATCGGGTTTTCCAGCGGTAAACACGCCGCCGTCCTCACCGCGGACGGCCGCTTCCTCGCCAACAGGTCCGACTCTCCCGCGCTGGCCAAACTCCGCGACCACTTCCGCGACTGGCAACTGGCCGGCCGCCCCGGCATCGACGCGCTGCAACCCCGACTCATCCCCATCAGCGACGGCTGGCAGGTCCGCGTCACCCTGGCCCACGCGACCCGTTAA
- a CDS encoding bifunctional [glutamine synthetase] adenylyltransferase/[glutamine synthetase]-adenylyl-L-tyrosine phosphorylase, translating to MNAAGRIDTTAGRLARLGFVDGARAERLLDELGPEAVGDVELLAELVAAADPDLALTSLNRLAERDPSVLGAMRQDPGLRRRLIRVFGVSAALGDHVVRHPEHWRTLAGEEAARRPSEAELRAELLFAVGADPESDEPVARDASTETLSALRAAYRGRLLHLAARDVTGEVTIAECTAELSDLAAAALEAGLAIARAELDEYDGVRLAVIGMGKCGARELNYISDVDVIFVAEPREGVDETKALRTATRLAQGMMRACSASTPEGSLWEVDAALRPEGKAGPLVRTLASHLTYYRRWAKTWEFQALLKARPVAGDLALGEEYVAAVNELVWQASARENFVEDVQAMRRRVEAHVRADQADRQIKLGPGGLRDIEFAVQLLQLVHGRTDPLLRRRATLSALNALSRGGYVGRDDAKALAEAYTFLRQVEHLLQLHRLRRTHVVPTDVMDLRRLGRGLGMTADPVGEFTTRWKRHAMEARRLHEKLFYRPLLQAVARLPADEARLSTSAAVARLEALGYADPEGALRHIAALTSGVSRRAAIQRTLLPVMLGWFADAPDPDAGLLGFRQVSDRLGATPWYLRLLRDQTAVAERMARLLGTSKYVTGLLLHAPEGVAMLGSDAELEVRPMEALQAEAASIAQRYEPDAEATVTAVRALRRRELFRLSVANLIGRIDVEQVGQGLSELNDVTIQAALDAAIAAVMAERGGGEPPTRIAVIAMGRLGGYECSYGSDADVMFVHEPLPGAEEREATDVAHAVANELRRLLALPTPDPPLIIDPDLRPEGRQGPLVRTLASYAAYYERWSSPWEAQALLRARFSAGDAGLGRRFIELIDPLRYPADGISMEAVREIRRLKARMEAERLPRGADPTLHIKLGRGGLSDVEWVAQLLQLRHAHRVPELRTTRTLEALRAATAAGLLAPKDEEILADAWRFASQVRDAIMLVRGRAGDSVPVDVRERARVARALGYPPDGSEDFLDDYRRATRRARLVVERVFYDT from the coding sequence GTGAACGCCGCGGGACGCATCGACACCACCGCAGGCAGGCTCGCCCGGCTCGGCTTCGTCGACGGTGCCCGGGCCGAGCGCCTGCTCGACGAACTCGGTCCCGAGGCGGTCGGCGACGTCGAGCTGCTCGCCGAGCTCGTCGCCGCGGCCGACCCGGACCTCGCCCTCACCTCGCTCAACCGGCTCGCCGAACGCGACCCCAGCGTGCTCGGCGCCATGCGCCAGGACCCCGGACTGCGCCGCAGGCTGATCCGCGTCTTCGGCGTCTCGGCCGCCCTCGGCGACCACGTCGTCCGGCACCCCGAGCACTGGCGCACGCTCGCCGGGGAGGAGGCGGCGCGGCGGCCCTCCGAGGCGGAGCTCCGCGCCGAGCTGCTGTTCGCCGTCGGCGCCGACCCGGAGAGCGACGAGCCCGTCGCGCGGGACGCGAGCACCGAGACGCTCTCCGCGCTGCGCGCCGCCTACCGGGGCAGGCTGCTCCACCTCGCCGCCCGGGACGTCACCGGCGAGGTCACCATCGCCGAGTGCACCGCCGAGCTGTCCGACCTCGCCGCCGCCGCCCTCGAGGCCGGCCTCGCCATCGCCCGCGCCGAGCTCGACGAGTACGACGGGGTACGGCTCGCCGTGATCGGCATGGGCAAGTGCGGGGCGCGCGAGCTCAACTACATCTCCGACGTCGACGTGATCTTCGTCGCCGAGCCGCGGGAGGGCGTCGACGAGACCAAGGCGCTGCGCACCGCCACCCGGCTCGCCCAGGGCATGATGCGCGCCTGCTCGGCGAGCACCCCCGAGGGCTCGCTGTGGGAGGTCGACGCCGCGCTGCGCCCCGAGGGCAAGGCCGGGCCGCTGGTGCGCACCCTCGCCAGCCACCTCACCTACTACCGCCGCTGGGCGAAGACCTGGGAGTTCCAGGCGCTGCTCAAGGCCCGCCCGGTCGCCGGCGACCTCGCGCTCGGCGAGGAGTACGTCGCCGCCGTCAACGAGCTGGTCTGGCAGGCCTCGGCCAGGGAGAACTTCGTCGAGGACGTGCAGGCGATGCGGCGCCGGGTGGAGGCGCACGTGCGCGCCGACCAGGCGGACCGGCAGATCAAGCTCGGGCCCGGCGGGCTGCGCGACATCGAGTTCGCGGTGCAGCTGCTGCAGCTCGTGCACGGCCGCACCGACCCGCTGCTGCGCCGCCGGGCCACGCTGTCCGCGCTCAACGCGCTCTCCCGGGGCGGCTATGTGGGCCGGGACGACGCCAAGGCGCTCGCCGAGGCGTACACGTTCCTGCGCCAGGTCGAGCACCTGCTCCAGCTGCACCGGCTGCGCCGTACCCACGTGGTGCCCACCGACGTGATGGACCTGCGGCGGCTCGGCCGCGGGCTCGGCATGACCGCCGACCCGGTCGGCGAGTTCACCACCCGGTGGAAGCGCCACGCGATGGAGGCCCGGCGGCTGCACGAGAAGCTGTTCTACCGGCCGCTGCTGCAGGCGGTGGCCCGGCTCCCCGCCGACGAGGCCCGGCTCTCCACCTCGGCGGCGGTGGCCCGGCTGGAGGCGCTCGGGTACGCCGACCCCGAGGGGGCGCTGCGGCACATCGCCGCGCTCACCAGCGGGGTGTCCCGGCGGGCCGCGATCCAGCGCACGCTGCTGCCGGTGATGCTCGGCTGGTTCGCCGACGCCCCCGACCCGGACGCGGGCCTCCTCGGGTTCCGGCAGGTGAGCGACAGGCTCGGCGCCACCCCGTGGTACCTGCGCCTGCTGCGCGACCAGACCGCGGTCGCCGAGCGCATGGCCCGCCTGCTCGGCACGAGCAAGTACGTCACCGGGCTGCTGCTGCACGCGCCGGAGGGCGTGGCGATGCTCGGCTCCGACGCCGAGCTCGAGGTGCGGCCGATGGAGGCGCTGCAGGCCGAGGCGGCCTCGATCGCGCAGCGGTACGAGCCGGATGCCGAGGCGACGGTGACCGCGGTGCGCGCGCTGCGGCGCCGCGAGCTGTTCCGGCTGTCGGTGGCGAACCTCATCGGCCGCATCGACGTCGAGCAGGTCGGGCAGGGCCTGTCGGAGCTGAACGACGTCACCATCCAGGCCGCGCTCGACGCCGCGATCGCCGCGGTCATGGCCGAGCGCGGGGGCGGGGAGCCGCCGACCCGGATCGCGGTGATCGCGATGGGGCGGCTCGGCGGGTACGAGTGCTCGTACGGCAGCGACGCCGACGTGATGTTCGTGCACGAGCCGCTGCCGGGCGCCGAGGAGCGCGAGGCCACCGACGTGGCGCACGCGGTCGCCAACGAGCTGCGGCGGCTGCTCGCCCTGCCCACGCCGGACCCGCCGCTCATCATCGACCCCGACCTGCGCCCGGAGGGCCGCCAGGGCCCGCTGGTGCGCACCCTCGCGTCGTACGCGGCCTACTACGAGCGCTGGTCGTCGCCGTGGGAGGCGCAGGCGCTGCTGCGCGCCCGGTTCTCGGCCGGGGACGCCGGCCTCGGGCGGCGGTTCATCGAGCTCATCGACCCGCTGCGGTACCCGGCCGACGGCATCTCCATGGAGGCGGTGCGCGAGATCCGGCGGCTCAAGGCGCGCATGGAGGCCGAGCGGCTGCCGCGGGGCGCCGACCCCACGCTGCACATCAAGCTCGGCCGCGGCGGCCTGTCGGACGTGGAGTGGGTGGCCCAGCTGCTGCAGCTCCGGCACGCCCACCGGGTGCCCGAGCTGCGCACCACCCGCACGCTGGAGGCGCTGCGGGCGGCGACGGCGGCGGGCCTGCTCGCGCCCAAGGACGAGGAGATCCTCGCGGACGCCTGGCGGTTCGCCTCCCAGGTCCGGGACGCGATCATGCTGGTGCGCGGCCGGGCCGGGGACAGCGTCCCGGTCGACGTGCGGGAGCGCGCCCGGGTCGCCCGCGCGCTCGGCTACCCGCCCGACGGGTCGGAGGACTTCCTCGACGACTACCGGCGCGCGACCCGCCGTGCCCGGCTCGTCGTCGAGCGCGTCTTCTACGACACCTGA
- a CDS encoding type 1 glutamine amidotransferase, which translates to MNVIVIEHQRTCGLGHFGPWLSAAGLEWDVVRPYLGEPVPDRAEGGLIVLGGEASAWQDEEYPWLPATRKLLARSVADGVPTLGICLGAQLMTLACGGAVEPGGHGLEVGVVPVDPLPAAAGDPLLGHLSAAAPAVQFHYDACVTLPPGAVPLATGAVYPNQAYRLGETAWAVQFHPEATTEIFRGWLEKGTDDLSARGFDVPALAAAVERAEPRLVAAWRPLAEGFAAVVRRAREHVAG; encoded by the coding sequence GTGAACGTGATCGTCATCGAGCACCAGCGGACCTGCGGACTGGGGCACTTCGGGCCGTGGCTGTCCGCCGCGGGCCTGGAGTGGGACGTGGTCCGGCCCTACCTGGGCGAGCCGGTGCCCGACCGCGCCGAGGGCGGGCTGATCGTGCTCGGCGGCGAGGCCTCGGCGTGGCAGGACGAGGAGTACCCGTGGCTGCCCGCCACCCGGAAGCTGCTCGCCCGGTCGGTCGCGGACGGGGTGCCCACCCTCGGCATCTGCCTGGGCGCCCAGCTCATGACCCTCGCCTGCGGCGGCGCCGTCGAGCCCGGCGGCCACGGCCTCGAGGTCGGCGTCGTCCCCGTCGATCCGCTGCCCGCCGCGGCCGGCGACCCGCTCCTCGGCCACCTGTCCGCGGCGGCCCCGGCCGTGCAGTTCCACTACGACGCCTGCGTCACCCTGCCGCCCGGCGCCGTGCCGCTCGCCACCGGCGCGGTCTACCCCAACCAGGCCTACCGGCTGGGCGAGACGGCCTGGGCCGTGCAGTTCCACCCCGAGGCCACCACCGAGATCTTCCGCGGCTGGCTGGAGAAGGGCACGGACGATCTGTCCGCCCGGGGCTTCGACGTCCCCGCGCTCGCCGCGGCGGTCGAGCGGGCCGAGCCCCGCCTCGTCGCCGCCTGGCGGCCCCTCGCGGAGGGGTTCGCCGCCGTGGTCCGGCGGGCACGCGAGCACGTCGCGGGCTGA
- a CDS encoding roadblock/LC7 domain-containing protein, whose translation MPESPFDALLSRVRQIDGFLLGCIIDASTGTVLGSAQDQQDLSLPVAAAGATDLANVISLMAAGLAANGGLEDVIITLSGHYHLIRQFSPAPKLRFLLLVVLDREQANLAMALRELRDFDLGAAVRPDPALPGHPRGV comes from the coding sequence ATGCCCGAGTCCCCCTTCGACGCCTTGCTCTCCAGGGTGAGGCAGATCGACGGATTCCTCCTCGGGTGCATCATCGACGCCTCGACGGGAACCGTGCTGGGCTCGGCGCAGGACCAGCAGGACCTCAGCCTGCCGGTCGCGGCCGCGGGCGCCACCGACCTGGCGAACGTCATCTCGCTCATGGCGGCCGGCCTGGCGGCGAACGGCGGCCTCGAGGACGTGATCATCACGCTGAGCGGCCACTACCACCTGATCCGGCAGTTCAGCCCGGCGCCGAAGCTGCGTTTCCTGCTGCTGGTCGTGCTCGACCGGGAGCAGGCGAACCTGGCCATGGCGCTCCGGGAGCTGCGCGACTTCGACCTGGGCGCCGCCGTCCGGCCCGACCCGGCACTGCCCGGTCATCCCCGAGGCGTATGA
- a CDS encoding DUF4388 domain-containing protein: MKVEREQGPAVYFQREPLVVRLTRLAEAGRTGVLRVSGDDGGAIHLRDGAIVYAECRRTPDPGRWFAHLAGPVPDAFPTAPPGALPGPEPGPDPVAAPGTDTPGLDRDLAWAYAVREATLDAALELLSARPRYALRQRFRDSEPPVTHGMAGWPLAELLTEVERRRHLMRQMATSPVPLTADTPLVRVPDLAAPRMQVSALQWALLIRVDGTATPRTLAWEIGNSVFATTLEVFRLIALRFLTVAQPAASRNPPPPGAPARPEGEAVPGGGRPVVSFLRAVDP, translated from the coding sequence ATGAAGGTCGAGCGAGAACAGGGGCCCGCCGTGTACTTCCAGAGGGAACCGCTCGTCGTACGGCTGACCAGGCTCGCCGAGGCCGGCCGGACCGGGGTGCTGCGCGTGTCCGGCGACGACGGCGGGGCGATCCACCTTCGGGACGGCGCGATCGTGTACGCCGAGTGCCGCCGTACCCCGGACCCGGGCCGCTGGTTCGCGCACCTCGCCGGCCCCGTCCCGGACGCCTTTCCCACGGCGCCTCCCGGTGCCCTGCCCGGCCCGGAACCCGGCCCCGATCCGGTCGCCGCGCCCGGCACGGACACGCCGGGCCTCGACCGCGACCTGGCGTGGGCCTACGCGGTCCGGGAGGCGACCCTCGACGCGGCGCTGGAGCTGCTGTCCGCCCGCCCCCGCTACGCGCTGCGGCAGCGGTTCCGGGACTCCGAGCCGCCGGTCACGCACGGCATGGCCGGATGGCCGCTCGCCGAGCTGCTCACCGAGGTGGAGCGGCGGCGGCATCTGATGCGGCAGATGGCCACCTCCCCGGTCCCGCTCACCGCGGACACGCCGCTCGTCCGCGTCCCGGACCTGGCCGCGCCCCGGATGCAGGTGTCCGCCCTGCAGTGGGCGCTGCTCATCCGGGTCGACGGCACGGCCACCCCGCGCACGCTCGCCTGGGAGATCGGCAACAGCGTCTTCGCCACCACGCTCGAGGTGTTCCGGCTGATCGCGCTGCGCTTCCTGACCGTCGCGCAGCCCGCGGCCTCCCGTAATCCCCCGCCCCCGGGTGCGCCGGCCCGCCCCGAGGGCGAGGCCGTACCCGGAGGCGGACGGCCGGTGGTGTCCTTCCTCCGCGCCGTCGACCCCTGA
- a CDS encoding roadblock/LC7 domain-containing protein: MTMPYIDETTPEERVRRELRGLRDQVVGVYGSLVATSDGFLVTHDIPDLEPTRIAALVATTLGLAQQATHVTGRGRFRESVARGSDGYLAVFAAGDKAVLAVLGTNDLNVGMLHYQTRDLIGRIVDHLTRFEGGWEADTLPHGAVLPHGAVFRSSDAPPPGR, from the coding sequence ATGACGATGCCGTACATCGACGAGACGACCCCCGAGGAGCGCGTCCGCCGGGAACTGCGGGGCCTGCGCGACCAGGTGGTGGGCGTGTACGGGAGCCTGGTCGCCACCAGCGACGGCTTCCTGGTCACCCACGACATCCCCGACCTGGAGCCGACCCGGATCGCCGCCCTCGTCGCCACCACGCTCGGCCTGGCGCAGCAGGCCACGCACGTGACCGGCCGGGGCCGGTTCCGCGAGTCGGTGGCCCGTGGCAGCGACGGCTATCTCGCGGTGTTCGCGGCCGGGGACAAAGCGGTGCTCGCCGTACTCGGCACGAACGATCTCAACGTGGGCATGCTCCACTACCAGACCCGCGACCTCATCGGGCGCATCGTCGACCACCTCACCCGGTTCGAGGGCGGCTGGGAGGCGGACACCCTGCCGCACGGCGCCGTCCTGCCGCACGGGGCCGTCTTCCGCTCCTCCGACGCCCCGCCGCCCGGGCGCTGA
- a CDS encoding DUF4388 domain-containing protein — MDGTFPILDELATLTRGRASGALRIDGDPGGVVYLDEGRLVFAEAAGVPDVGARLVGTRRLSAGQWAALRAADRPAGGLGTLLVERGLVGRDEMLAVLRSASLDALTALTAPLMRPPSVTRLWFDERERPWIGSLLSLEVEWVRAEIARRADRLAALPVRLDALLVGTDLRRPFGRVGRDEWALACRIDGVTSLRDLAWRYGLALYDTVESAGGLLREGLCALRTPGGRDGGPRPVPAPRPGEPAGEPPRSATPVLGAPPALAEPPAATAPPYPATGPAGSEEGGGADPGEERTPGDAAPPMPRRRPGASIRGRDPVPPAAEYAAGMPFAQATPELLRRLLDGLRQLDEDDPRDP; from the coding sequence GTGGACGGAACGTTCCCGATCCTCGACGAGCTCGCCACGCTGACGCGTGGCCGGGCCTCGGGTGCGCTGAGGATCGACGGCGACCCCGGCGGTGTCGTCTACCTCGACGAGGGGCGGCTCGTGTTCGCCGAGGCGGCCGGGGTCCCGGACGTGGGGGCCCGCCTGGTCGGCACGCGCCGGCTGTCCGCCGGCCAGTGGGCCGCGCTGCGCGCCGCCGACCGGCCCGCGGGCGGCCTGGGGACGCTGCTCGTGGAGCGCGGGCTCGTCGGCCGGGACGAGATGCTCGCCGTGCTGCGCTCGGCCTCCCTCGACGCGCTCACCGCGCTCACCGCGCCGCTCATGCGGCCGCCGTCGGTCACCCGGCTGTGGTTCGACGAGCGGGAACGCCCCTGGATCGGCTCGCTGCTCTCCCTCGAGGTCGAGTGGGTGCGCGCCGAGATCGCCCGCCGGGCCGACCGGCTCGCGGCCCTCCCCGTCCGCCTCGACGCGCTCCTCGTCGGCACCGACCTGCGCCGTCCCTTCGGCAGGGTCGGGCGCGACGAGTGGGCGCTGGCCTGCCGGATCGACGGCGTCACGTCCCTGCGCGACCTCGCCTGGCGGTACGGCCTCGCGCTGTACGACACGGTGGAGAGCGCCGGCGGCCTGCTGCGCGAGGGCCTGTGCGCCCTGCGCACCCCCGGCGGCCGGGACGGCGGGCCGCGGCCGGTTCCCGCGCCACGACCCGGCGAGCCCGCGGGGGAGCCGCCGAGGAGCGCCACCCCGGTGCTGGGGGCTCCCCCGGCCCTCGCGGAGCCTCCGGCGGCGACCGCACCGCCGTACCCCGCCACCGGCCCGGCGGGGAGCGAGGAGGGCGGGGGAGCGGACCCGGGCGAGGAACGGACCCCCGGCGACGCGGCCCCGCCCATGCCGCGTCGCCGGCCCGGCGCGTCGATCCGGGGGCGGGACCCCGTGCCGCCGGCCGCGGAGTATGCGGCGGGGATGCCGTTCGCGCAGGCCACCCCCGAGCTGCTGCGCCGGCTGCTGGACGGCCTGCGGCAGCTCGACGAGGACGACCCGCGGGACCCGTGA
- the glnA gene encoding type I glutamate--ammonia ligase — translation MDRQQEFVLRTLEERDIRFIRLWFTDVLGFLKSVAIAPAELEGAFAEGIGFDGSAIEGFARVYESDMLAKPDPSTFQILPWRNESAGAARMFCDILMPDGSPSHADPRWVLKRTLAKAADMGFTFYTHPEVEFFLLKKKPEPGERPEPIDSGGYFDHTPHSAGHDFRRQAIMMLESMGISVEFSHHEAAPGQQEIDLRYADALTTADNIMTFRLVMKEVALEQGVWASFMPKPFTEHPGSGMHTHMSLFEGDRNAFYEPGAEYQLSKVGRSFIAGLLRHAAEITAVCNQWVNSYKRLWGAAAATAGQGGEAPAYICWGHNNRSALVRVPMYKPHKGNSTRIEFRSLDSACNPYLAFAVILAAGLKGIEEGYELPPGAEDDVWALTPAERRALGIHPLPQNLDEAIAAMERSELVAETLGEHVFDFFLRNKRAEWQEYRRQITEYELGRYLPIL, via the coding sequence GTGGACCGTCAGCAGGAGTTCGTTCTCCGCACGCTCGAGGAGCGCGACATCCGGTTCATCCGGCTGTGGTTCACCGACGTGCTCGGGTTCCTCAAGTCCGTGGCGATCGCACCGGCCGAGCTGGAGGGGGCGTTCGCGGAGGGCATCGGGTTCGACGGTTCGGCGATCGAGGGGTTCGCGCGGGTCTACGAGTCCGACATGCTCGCCAAGCCCGACCCCTCGACCTTCCAGATCCTCCCGTGGCGGAACGAGTCCGCGGGCGCGGCGCGCATGTTCTGCGACATCCTCATGCCGGACGGCTCGCCCTCGCACGCCGACCCGCGCTGGGTGCTCAAGCGCACCCTGGCGAAGGCCGCGGACATGGGGTTCACCTTCTACACCCACCCCGAGGTGGAGTTCTTCCTGCTGAAGAAGAAGCCGGAGCCCGGCGAGCGGCCGGAGCCGATCGACTCCGGCGGCTACTTCGACCACACCCCGCACTCCGCGGGCCACGACTTCCGCCGCCAGGCGATCATGATGCTGGAGTCGATGGGCATCTCGGTGGAGTTCAGCCACCACGAGGCCGCCCCCGGCCAGCAGGAGATCGACCTGCGGTACGCCGACGCGCTCACCACGGCCGACAACATCATGACCTTCCGCCTGGTCATGAAGGAGGTCGCGCTGGAGCAGGGCGTGTGGGCGAGCTTCATGCCCAAGCCGTTCACCGAGCACCCGGGCTCCGGCATGCACACCCACATGTCGCTGTTCGAGGGCGACCGCAACGCCTTCTACGAGCCGGGCGCCGAGTACCAGCTCTCCAAGGTCGGCCGGTCGTTCATCGCCGGCCTGCTCAGGCACGCCGCCGAGATCACCGCGGTGTGCAACCAGTGGGTCAACTCCTACAAGCGGCTGTGGGGCGCGGCCGCGGCCACCGCGGGTCAGGGCGGCGAGGCCCCGGCGTACATCTGCTGGGGGCACAACAACCGCTCGGCGCTGGTGCGGGTGCCGATGTACAAGCCGCACAAGGGCAACTCGACCCGCATCGAGTTCCGCTCCCTCGACTCGGCCTGCAACCCGTACCTGGCGTTCGCGGTCATCCTCGCCGCGGGCCTGAAGGGCATCGAGGAGGGCTACGAGCTGCCGCCCGGCGCCGAGGACGACGTGTGGGCGCTCACCCCGGCCGAGCGCCGCGCCCTCGGCATCCACCCGCTGCCGCAGAACCTCGACGAGGCGATCGCCGCGATGGAGCGCAGCGAGCTCGTCGCCGAGACCCTCGGCGAGCACGTCTTCGACTTCTTCCTGCGCAACAAGCGCGCCGAGTGGCAGGAGTACCGCCGCCAGATCACCGAGTACGAGCTCGGCCGCTACCTGCCGATCCTGTGA